The following are encoded together in the Vigna unguiculata cultivar IT97K-499-35 chromosome 2, ASM411807v1, whole genome shotgun sequence genome:
- the LOC114166823 gene encoding uncharacterized protein LOC114166823 — MEKQNPFGDTLTVMMNPMKKNVQGESTMKTPWQVLDELRGESSDDGENDVGGGSGNHRRGKNGVGGGSGGENGNGGDVSGGGGVPPVAVVESGGVREGVMGKKRKTSVVRDPPTGKPTCALCLKEFPTWKGAFGHMRAHPDRDYRGFFKPPVFGSTSSTQHHHPLKKGNTSESGDGESKSTGGEKGSASVPIQMLMFDLNEPPSAVENNAGGAVTEKSAENGKIFGFDLNAEGNVFGFDLNEMPLAEE, encoded by the exons ATGGAAAAGCAGAACCCTTTTGGTGACACCCTCACTGTAATGATGAATCCGATGAAGAAGAACGTGCAGGGTGAAAGCACCATGAAAACCCCTTGGCAAGTGTTGGATGAACTGCGTGGTGAAAGTAGTGATGACGGTGAAAATGACGTTGGTGGAGGGAGTGGTAATCACAGAAGAGGGAAGAATGGTGTTGGTGGTGGAAGTGGTGGTGAGAATGGTAATGGTGGTGATgttagtggtggtggtggggttCCTCCGGTGGCTGTGGTGGAGAGTGGTGGTGTGAGGGAGGGAGTGATGGGGAAAAAGAGAAAGACTTCGGTAGTGAGGGATCCTCCCACTGGGAAACCTACTTGTGCTCTTTGTCTCAAAGAGTTTCCGACATGGAAGGGTGCGTTTGGTCACATGAGGGCACACCCTGATCGTGATTATCGTGGTTTCTTCAAACCTCCTGTGTTTGGATCCACATCCTCAACCCAACACCATCATCCCCTGAAGAAGGGTAACACATCAGAGA GTGGTGATGGTGAAAGCAAGAGTACTGGTGGAGAGAAAGGGTCAGCATCGGTGCCTATTCAAATGTTGATGTTTGATCTGAATGAACCACCAAGTGCAGTGGAGAATAATGCTGGTGGGGCTGTTACAGAAAAGAGTGCTGAGAATGGAAAGATTTTTGGATTTGACTTGAATGCTGAGGGAAATGTTTTTGGGTTTGACTTGAACGAGATGCCCTTGGCTGAAGAATGA
- the LOC114174694 gene encoding serrate RNA effector molecule homolog, translated as MQNSESVKMEATTTTTMNAAAATPIQGREGSQGDGEKGIACSSETMELKGGADDVTEADSVDPDPLALAGHKRKASSEIDPHRANSSDPLSSPAVEQHAEMVPPQGGENEKVEDDDKNMSQRGVLIDLNQGPEEMDAYIHDDVFKEKVETVAEENIEVKPEKGELSDFDLNKEGGVVDSSNDGDVKAEEDKEIAHEGLSKMETEKGEETVNDSVESEEVAENVVENTEEAVPASENKQEEPGSLIDGIYHQMELPCELNKECEPFSDNDAEKMEVEPYDEAAEEKNEDVAEKVEVVDEEKEKEKMNNEENDVETSSPVKEGLLRGPLDFDLDLNQVPSMEDD; from the exons ATGCAGAACTCAGAATCAGTGAAAATGgaggccaccaccaccaccaccatgaaCGCTGCTGCTGCTACTCCAATTCAAGGTAGAGAAGGATCTCAGGGAGACGGAGAAAAGGGAATTGCTTGCTCCTCGGAAACAATGGAGCTTAAGGGTGGTGCTGATGACGTCACTGAAGCGGATTCAGTGGATCCGGATCCCTTGGCTTTGGCGGGTCACAAGAGGAAGGCTTCATCAGAGATCGATCCTCATCGTGCCAACTCTTCTGATCCTCTTTCATCCCCAGCTGTTGAACAGCATGCTGAAATGGTGCCTCCTCAAG GTGGAGAGAATGAGAAAGTGGAAGATGATGACAAGAACATGTCTCAGAGAGGGGTTTTGATAGACCTGAACCAAGGCCCAGAAGAAATGGATGCGTATATTCATGACGATGTGTTCAAAGAAAAAGTGGAAACTGTTGCTGAGGAGAACATTGAAGTGAAGCCTGAAAAGGGAGAACTTTCGGATTTTGACCTAAACAAAGAGGGAGGAGTGGTTGACTCAAGCAATGATGGTGATGTGAAGGCTGAAGAAGACAAGGAGATAGCTCATGAGGGGCTTTCGAAGATGGAGACAGAGAAAGGGGAAGAAACAGTGAATGATTCTGTAGAAAGCGAAGAAGTTGCAGAAAACGTGGTTGAGAACACAGAAGAAGCAGTTCCTGCTTCTGAGAATAAACAAGAGGAGCCTGGTTCCTTGATTGATGGAATTTATCATCAAATGGAGCTTCCTTGTGAATTGAACAAAGAGTGCGAGCCTTTTTCTGATAATGATGCTGAGAAAATGGAAGTTGAGCCTTATGATGAGGCTGCGGAGGAGAAGAACGAAGATGTTGCAGAGAAAGTTGAAGTTGTGGAtgaggagaaggagaaggagaagatgaacaatgaagaaaatgatgtgGAGACATCTTCTCCGGTGAAGGAAGGGTTATTGCGTGGCCCACTGGATTTTGATCTTGACCTGAATCAAGTTCCTTCCATGGAGGACGATTAA